One stretch of Nitratiruptor tergarcus DSM 16512 DNA includes these proteins:
- a CDS encoding integrase core domain-containing protein, whose product MQIKYTLPGLKGYKRLERIYYNSLMISEEAKRRKKILEFWEKYGLAATTEAFGVSRRTLFRWKKSFNNADGDIKALNPKSRRPKRVRESKVPIEVIKEIKRLRKAYPNIGKAKLYHLLKPFCEEKELKTPSESTIGRIIAKAPDTMRLFPYRIDTKGKVKPKKKTQKNRKPKNLKSKPFELWAVDTIQIVSNGIKRYILTMIDPLTRIAFAVAIPSKRARHTAYALEALIDGITSIKQKRKLAILSDNGSEFKKEFDALLEQKGFTHYWTYPRSPKMNAHNERFNRTIQEQFIQYYEDLLFTDLDEFNKKLAKWLIDYNTKIPHSSLNFKSPVQYLLENHYECHMYWTYTNY is encoded by the coding sequence GTGCAAATCAAATACACGTTGCCAGGGCTCAAAGGATATAAAAGATTAGAGAGGATATACTACAATTCGCTTATGATAAGCGAAGAGGCAAAAAGAAGAAAAAAGATATTGGAGTTTTGGGAAAAATATGGACTAGCAGCAACAACTGAAGCTTTTGGAGTAAGCAGAAGAACACTCTTTCGATGGAAAAAGAGTTTCAATAATGCAGATGGCGATATAAAAGCCTTAAATCCAAAATCACGAAGACCAAAAAGAGTAAGAGAGTCAAAAGTTCCAATAGAAGTTATTAAAGAGATAAAACGATTAAGAAAAGCATATCCCAACATCGGCAAAGCAAAACTCTACCACCTGCTTAAACCTTTTTGTGAAGAAAAAGAACTTAAAACTCCCTCGGAATCCACAATAGGAAGAATAATCGCAAAAGCACCAGATACAATGAGACTTTTTCCCTACCGCATCGATACAAAAGGAAAAGTGAAACCAAAAAAGAAGACACAAAAAAACAGAAAACCAAAAAACCTCAAATCTAAACCATTTGAACTCTGGGCAGTCGATACCATCCAAATAGTATCAAACGGTATAAAACGATATATCCTTACTATGATTGACCCACTCACACGTATTGCATTCGCAGTAGCAATTCCATCCAAAAGAGCAAGACATACTGCATATGCTCTTGAAGCTTTAATTGATGGAATAACCTCCATCAAACAAAAACGTAAACTTGCAATTCTTTCAGATAATGGCAGTGAATTTAAAAAAGAGTTTGACGCTCTGCTTGAACAAAAAGGCTTTACACACTACTGGACATATCCAAGGAGCCCTAAAATGAATGCACACAATGAAAGATTCAATAGAACAATTCAAGAACAATTTATTCAATACTATGAAGATTTACTCTTTACAGATTTGGATGAATTCAATAAAAAATTAGCAAAATGGCTCATCGATTACAATACCAAAATACCACACTCTTCTCTTAATTTTAAATCTCCGGTACAATACCTTCTTGAAAATCATTATGAGTGCCATATGTATTGGACTTATACAAATTATTGA
- the groES gene encoding co-chaperone GroES produces the protein MNFKPLGNRVLVERVEEPEKTPSGIIIPDNAKEKPLEGNVLAIGPEVEEEGHIKVGDRVVFAKYSGTDITLEGKEYLILQTDDILGILE, from the coding sequence ATGAATTTCAAACCACTTGGAAACAGAGTATTAGTAGAAAGAGTAGAAGAGCCTGAAAAAACTCCATCAGGAATCATTATCCCAGATAATGCAAAAGAGAAACCTCTTGAAGGAAACGTTTTGGCAATTGGTCCAGAAGTAGAAGAAGAGGGACATATTAAAGTTGGAGATAGAGTAGTTTTTGCTAAATATAGCGGAACAGATATTACACTTGAAGGAAAAGAGTATCTCATTTTACAAACTGACGATATTCTTGGAATTTTGGAATAA
- the trpB gene encoding tryptophan synthase subunit beta — MQRPYLERVPDKKGYFGKYGGAFIPPELEKAFKEINEAYEKLSKSFEYLDELRRIRKHFQGRPTPVYYCHRLSEYIGGGQIYLKREDLNHTGAHKLNHCMAEALLAKYLGKKKIMAETGAGQHGVALATAAAYFGLECEIHMGEVDMEKERPNVVRMQILGAKVVPVKHGLRTLKEAVDSCFESYLKQADTAMYAIGSVVGPHPFPKMVRDFQSVVGFEAKEQFYEMTGRLPDACAAVVGGGSNAMGLFSAFIEDPVELYAVEPLGKGEKLGEHAASLTYGEEGILHGFNSIMLKDEKGNPAPVHSIGSGVDYPSVGPEHAYLKEIGRTQVKTISDDEAIDAFYKLSRLEGIIPALESAHAVAYAMKHAKEHKDEAILVNLSGRGDKDIDFVVENYPIPDTI; from the coding sequence ATGCAGCGTCCATATCTTGAGAGAGTGCCAGATAAAAAGGGATATTTTGGAAAATATGGTGGAGCTTTCATTCCTCCTGAGCTTGAAAAAGCTTTTAAAGAGATAAATGAGGCGTATGAAAAACTCTCTAAAAGTTTTGAGTATCTCGATGAGCTGCGAAGAATCAGAAAGCATTTTCAGGGAAGGCCTACTCCAGTCTATTACTGTCATAGGCTCAGTGAGTATATCGGTGGAGGGCAGATCTATCTTAAAAGAGAAGATCTCAATCACACAGGAGCACATAAACTTAACCACTGTATGGCTGAAGCGTTACTTGCCAAATATCTTGGAAAAAAGAAGATTATGGCAGAAACTGGAGCAGGACAGCATGGGGTAGCATTGGCTACGGCTGCTGCGTACTTTGGACTAGAGTGTGAGATCCATATGGGTGAAGTTGATATGGAAAAAGAGAGGCCAAATGTAGTGCGCATGCAAATTTTAGGAGCCAAAGTAGTTCCTGTAAAACATGGTCTTAGAACGCTTAAAGAGGCAGTCGATAGCTGCTTTGAGAGTTATCTCAAGCAAGCTGATACTGCTATGTACGCAATTGGTTCTGTTGTTGGGCCTCACCCTTTTCCAAAAATGGTACGTGATTTTCAATCTGTTGTAGGATTTGAGGCAAAAGAGCAGTTTTATGAGATGACGGGGAGACTTCCGGATGCTTGCGCTGCTGTGGTAGGTGGTGGAAGTAATGCCATGGGACTTTTTAGTGCATTTATTGAAGATCCAGTTGAGCTTTATGCGGTAGAGCCTTTGGGAAAAGGGGAGAAACTTGGTGAACATGCTGCCTCTTTGACGTATGGGGAAGAGGGGATTTTACATGGGTTTAACTCTATTATGCTCAAAGACGAAAAAGGCAACCCTGCACCGGTGCACTCTATTGGAAGCGGAGTGGATTATCCATCGGTAGGACCTGAACATGCTTATCTCAAAGAGATTGGAAGAACTCAGGTAAAAACTATTAGCGATGATGAGGCAATTGATGCATTTTATAAACTTTCAAGACTTGAAGGAATTATTCCTGCTCTTGAATCTGCCCATGCTGTAGCCTATGCGATGAAACATGCAAAAGAGCATAAGGATGAAGCAATTTTGGTGAATTTAAGTGGACGTGGGGATAAAGATATCGATTTTGTTGTTGAAAACTATCCAATTCCAGATACTATCTAA
- the groL gene encoding chaperonin GroEL (60 kDa chaperone family; promotes refolding of misfolded polypeptides especially under stressful conditions; forms two stacked rings of heptamers to form a barrel-shaped 14mer; ends can be capped by GroES; misfolded proteins enter the barrel where they are refolded when GroES binds) yields MAAKEIHFSDIARGELFEGVKKLADAVKVTMGPRGRNVLIQKSFGSPSITKDGVSVAKEIELPNTVENMGAQLVKEVASKTADEAGDGTTTATVLAYNIFKEGLRNITAGANPIEVKRGMDKAAEAIVAELQKISREVKDKKEIAQVATISANNDPKIGELIAEAMDKVGKDGVITVEEGKSLQDELEVVEGMQFDRGYLSPYFVTDTEKMEAVLEDPYILLYDKKISNMKDLLPILEKIVQTGNKPLLIIAEDVEGEALATLVVNKLRGTLNVCAVKAPGFGDRRKAMLQDIAILTGGQVISEELGRTLESATLEDLGRASRVVVDKENTTIVDGKGDKAAVEARIKEIKAQIEVTTSEYDKEKLQERLAKLAGGVAVIKVGAATETEMKEKKDRVDDALSATKAAVEEGIVIGGGTALVRAANKVSLELEGDEKIGAEIILRAIKAPLKQIAENAGFDPGVVANNVENADNENIGFNAATGEYVDMFEAGIVDPAKVERVALQNAVSVASLLLTTEATVSEIKEEKPAAPAPDMGGMGGMGGMGF; encoded by the coding sequence ATGGCAGCAAAAGAGATTCATTTTAGTGATATTGCTAGAGGAGAACTTTTCGAAGGTGTTAAAAAATTAGCGGACGCTGTAAAAGTAACAATGGGGCCTCGCGGTCGCAATGTACTTATTCAAAAATCTTTTGGAAGCCCAAGTATTACAAAAGATGGTGTAAGTGTTGCAAAAGAGATTGAGCTTCCTAACACTGTTGAAAATATGGGTGCACAACTTGTAAAAGAGGTTGCAAGCAAAACTGCGGATGAAGCTGGTGATGGTACAACTACTGCAACAGTACTTGCATACAATATCTTTAAAGAAGGTCTTAGAAACATCACAGCTGGTGCAAACCCAATCGAAGTTAAAAGAGGTATGGATAAAGCAGCTGAAGCGATTGTGGCTGAGCTTCAAAAAATCTCTCGTGAAGTAAAAGATAAAAAAGAGATCGCACAAGTTGCAACAATTTCTGCAAACAACGATCCAAAAATTGGTGAGCTCATCGCTGAAGCTATGGATAAAGTTGGTAAAGATGGTGTTATTACTGTTGAAGAGGGTAAATCACTCCAAGATGAGCTTGAAGTTGTTGAAGGTATGCAGTTTGATAGAGGATACCTCAGCCCATACTTTGTAACAGATACTGAAAAGATGGAAGCTGTGCTTGAAGACCCATATATCCTCCTTTATGATAAAAAAATCAGTAATATGAAAGATCTACTTCCAATTTTGGAAAAAATTGTACAAACTGGAAATAAACCACTCCTTATCATTGCTGAAGATGTAGAGGGTGAAGCACTTGCAACACTCGTTGTGAACAAACTAAGAGGTACACTCAATGTATGTGCTGTAAAAGCTCCTGGATTTGGTGATAGAAGAAAAGCGATGTTGCAAGATATCGCAATCCTCACTGGTGGCCAAGTAATTAGCGAAGAGCTTGGACGTACATTAGAGAGTGCAACACTTGAAGATCTCGGACGCGCTTCAAGAGTAGTTGTAGATAAAGAAAACACTACTATTGTAGATGGTAAAGGTGACAAAGCTGCAGTTGAAGCACGCATTAAAGAGATCAAAGCACAAATTGAAGTAACAACAAGTGAATATGATAAAGAAAAACTTCAAGAGCGCCTTGCAAAACTTGCTGGTGGTGTAGCAGTTATCAAAGTAGGTGCTGCAACTGAAACTGAAATGAAAGAGAAAAAAGATAGAGTTGATGACGCTCTTAGCGCAACTAAAGCTGCTGTAGAAGAAGGTATTGTTATTGGTGGTGGTACTGCCCTTGTAAGAGCAGCAAACAAAGTAAGTCTTGAACTTGAAGGCGATGAGAAAATAGGGGCTGAAATAATTCTTAGAGCAATCAAAGCTCCACTCAAACAAATCGCTGAAAATGCAGGATTCGATCCAGGTGTTGTAGCAAACAATGTTGAAAATGCTGACAATGAAAACATCGGATTCAACGCTGCAACTGGAGAGTATGTAGATATGTTTGAAGCTGGTATCGTTGACCCAGCAAAAGTTGAGCGTGTAGCATTGCAAAATGCAGTATCAGTTGCAAGCTTGCTCCTTACAACTGAAGCAACTGTAAGTGAAATCAAAGAGGAAAAACCAGCAGCTCCAGCTCCTGACATGGGAGGAATGGGTGGTATGGGAGGAATGGGATTCTAA
- a CDS encoding SIR2 family NAD-dependent protein deacylase gives MIAEAAKAIKDAEYLLITAGAGMGVDSGLPDFRGVEGFWRAYPVAKRLGLRFEELANPRWFEEDPHLAWAFYGHRLHLYRDTTPHSGFAKLLAIAKSKKDYFVLTSNVDGQFQKAGFDEEKIDEVHGSIHYMQCSVPCNQVIWSAENVEIVIDEEHFLAKDPLPRCPQCQAIARPNILMFGDWRWIESREEEQRKRLETFLQKVDGKLTILEFGAGTAVPTIRIMGERIAQSFDATLIRINPRESEGADISLAMGAKEAIEKIGQYV, from the coding sequence ATGATTGCTGAAGCTGCAAAAGCTATAAAAGATGCTGAGTATCTTCTCATTACAGCTGGAGCTGGGATGGGGGTTGATAGCGGGCTTCCTGATTTTAGAGGAGTTGAAGGGTTTTGGAGAGCCTATCCAGTAGCAAAAAGGCTTGGACTGCGCTTTGAAGAGCTGGCAAATCCCAGATGGTTTGAAGAAGATCCTCACCTTGCATGGGCTTTCTATGGGCATAGACTCCATCTCTATCGTGATACTACTCCTCATAGCGGATTTGCAAAACTTCTAGCAATTGCTAAAAGCAAAAAAGACTATTTTGTTCTTACTTCCAATGTAGATGGGCAGTTTCAAAAAGCCGGATTTGATGAAGAAAAGATCGATGAGGTACATGGAAGTATTCACTATATGCAGTGTAGCGTTCCTTGCAATCAGGTTATTTGGAGTGCTGAAAATGTAGAGATAGTTATCGATGAAGAGCATTTTTTAGCAAAAGATCCATTACCAAGATGCCCACAATGTCAAGCTATTGCAAGACCAAATATTTTGATGTTTGGTGATTGGAGATGGATAGAGTCTCGTGAGGAGGAACAGCGCAAACGTTTAGAAACCTTTTTGCAAAAAGTAGATGGAAAACTTACGATTTTAGAGTTTGGTGCAGGTACCGCTGTGCCAACAATTCGTATTATGGGAGAGCGTATTGCTCAAAGCTTTGATGCTACACTTATTCGTATCAATCCAAGAGAGAGTGAGGGGGCAGATATCTCTTTGGCGATGGGAGCAAAAGAGGCGATAGAGAAAATTGGGCAATATGTATGA